The DNA region TCCCCAAAGAAATCGCCCATGCACTGGAGATTCTGGAACTCACGCTTCCCATCACCTCCGAAGACCTGGAACGGGCCAAGCGCGTGCAGCTCTACAACTGGAACCCCGCCCGCTATTCGAACCTGACCAACAATCCCAAGAAATATATGCAGGCTTACAAGAAGGCCGAAGAGATGACCAAGGTCGTCCAAGCCGCCTATGCCCTCCTCGTCGCCGTGCTAGTCCCAGACGAATCTTCTGGCGATCAGTCTTCTTCCTGAATCGCCATCTCCCCAGGATGCTCAAAACGGCGTCCCACTAGGCCGCAGGCGAGTCAAAACCGGAGGCGTACCCTCAGGGGTACGTTGAGGATTTTGACGAGCCGAGAACGACGTGGGGGGTCGTTTTCAGCATCCTGCTAACCCACATCATGGCTCGTGACTCTAGACATAACCTCAGCCCCCTCGGACTGTGCCACCGGCCAGGTGACCAGGCCCGACACACCCTCCGGCGATCCGACAGCCTGCGTCTGCTGCGCATAGATCTGCGGCAACTGGTTCGTTCCGTACTTGGAGATATAGAGGAACACGTGCTCGCGTGAATTCACCCGAACCGCCCAAGGCTGAAAATCGTTCTTGTAGAACTCTTCGCAGAGCTGCATCGCGTCCAGGCAGGACAGGGTGCTCGGATCGTTCAACGTGTAGTAATAATCCAGCGGCAGATCGTAGTCCTCTTGCTTGTGGATCGTAATACCAAACTTCTCCGGATTGCGCACCATCGGCGTATGGCGATAGGCCACGAAGTAGAACAGCTCCACCGAATGGATCACCGGCTGGTTGTCGATGACGAACTGGCGGGTCTCCAGCGCTTCGTCGCGCGTCTCGCCGGGGAAGCCGTAAAAGGCCATCACGTGGTTCCAGATCCCCGCCTTCGCCGCCTGATGGAGGTTGTTCTGGATCACGCTCTTCTTGGCATGCTTGTCCATGAGGTTCAGCACCCGCTCGTTCGCCGACTCCATCCCGTAATAGAGGGTGCAGCAACCGGCCTTCGCCGCAAGATCCCAAATCTCCTGGTCTTGCAGGGTTTCTTCGAACCGGATCAGCGTCGTCCACTTAATCCCGACGTTCTGGTCCACCAGCAACTGTGACACTTTTTTGAACAGGGCCGGCGGGTACGATTCGTCCGAAAAGAGAAAGTGCCTACAATTATACTTATCCCGCAACGTCTTGATCTGCTCGACCACTTGCTGGGCCGGCACTCCGCGATACTGGTCGAAGTAGCCCTGGCCATGGTCGCAGAACGTGCAACGGCCCCAGTAGCAGCCGCGCGTCGCGAGATAGGGAATGATCAGCTCCGGCACGAAGTACTTCTCCAGCGGCAGCCCCTCGAAATCCGGCAGGGGCAGCGCGGTCGTCTTCTCCGTATAGACCTCGGGGCTCCGGTGGACGCCTGACTCATCGCGATACATCAAGTTGGGGACGGAACTGATGGGCCGCTCCCCGTTCAAGGCCTCAACGAGCCAGAGCAGCGCATGTTCCCCTTCATACAAAATCGCCGAGTCGAAGATCTCCTGAAAGAACCGCTCCTGGTTCGGCAGCTCTTCCTGCAAGCGCGTGATGACATTGCCGCCCACCACCACATGGATGTGGGGGAAGGTCTCCTTGATCATCTTGCAGAACGTCAGACCAGCGAGGAGCTGCATCTGGGTCCCGATCGATACCCCGACCACGTCCGGCTTTTCTTTCGCCACCGCCGGCATGACCAACTGATTGCAGATGTCTCGATAGACGTTCACCTGTTCATCGTCCAGACAGGCAAAGACTTCTTTCGACACGCCGGGCCGATAGCCCAGGTTGCTTTCCATCGGATAGAACACGATCGATGCCGGATAGTAGGCAGCGGAAATATAGTGCATCACCTCGCGGAAGCAGTTCAGCGCGCCTTCCAGCTTCTCGGCCTGATAGAACCGCTCGCCCCGCACGATCAGCTTCGAATCCTCGGCCCGCTCCGCCAGATCGAACACGTCGACCGCATAGGCCTGCTCCACGGCAGCTTTCCGATCCGCCTCCCGCTCTGTAATCGTCCCGGCCTTCTCTTTGTCTTGAAGG from Nitrospirota bacterium includes:
- a CDS encoding radical SAM protein, with amino-acid sequence MSASGLVQIDALVPIKKEERKQSKVMLLFPPEWVPTAPYLALPSLTAILREAGHKVVQRDINIEMYDHFFTMEFLIWVKARLGMQLKPLQDKEKAGTITEREADRKAAVEQAYAVDVFDLAERAEDSKLIVRGERFYQAEKLEGALNCFREVMHYISAAYYPASIVFYPMESNLGYRPGVSKEVFACLDDEQVNVYRDICNQLVMPAVAKEKPDVVGVSIGTQMQLLAGLTFCKMIKETFPHIHVVVGGNVITRLQEELPNQERFFQEIFDSAILYEGEHALLWLVEALNGERPISSVPNLMYRDESGVHRSPEVYTEKTTALPLPDFEGLPLEKYFVPELIIPYLATRGCYWGRCTFCDHGQGYFDQYRGVPAQQVVEQIKTLRDKYNCRHFLFSDESYPPALFKKVSQLLVDQNVGIKWTTLIRFEETLQDQEIWDLAAKAGCCTLYYGMESANERVLNLMDKHAKKSVIQNNLHQAAKAGIWNHVMAFYGFPGETRDEALETRQFVIDNQPVIHSVELFYFVAYRHTPMVRNPEKFGITIHKQEDYDLPLDYYYTLNDPSTLSCLDAMQLCEEFYKNDFQPWAVRVNSREHVFLYISKYGTNQLPQIYAQQTQAVGSPEGVSGLVTWPVAQSEGAEVMSRVTSHDVG